From Halanaeroarchaeum sulfurireducens, a single genomic window includes:
- a CDS encoding AbrB/MazE/SpoVT family DNA-binding domain-containing protein: MTEHTRKVGDRGQVTIPKELRDRRGIEGGDEIRFIEVNDEIIIKPPTDEERLAEGYKKRADRSRQLVEEMEGTSAEATDRLGDAPEWGE, from the coding sequence ATGACAGAACATACCCGTAAAGTCGGTGATCGAGGTCAAGTCACCATCCCGAAAGAGCTCCGCGACCGCCGCGGGATCGAAGGTGGCGACGAGATTAGGTTCATCGAAGTTAACGACGAGATCATCATCAAGCCACCGACGGACGAAGAGCGCTTAGCGGAAGGATACAAGAAAAGAGCAGACCGGTCTCGGCAGCTGGTCGAAGAGATGGAAGGAACGTCAGCAGAAGCAACCGATCGACTCGGGGATGCTCCCGAGTGGGGCGAGTGA
- a CDS encoding ABC transporter permease, with protein sequence MAWRNLGRNRVRTALAALGVVIGVVAIASLGMAGAALQYQATQDLGGLANEVTVVPGEDNDEDGLTEAQVGAIQNVVTDATVVPQKSDQTVIESGSEQSRVSVTGVTEASALYDVGSGRAPDRLQSGALIDSTTATELNLGLGDPVEYDGRLYRIRGIIDSGGGFGGPGGGTGTLVLPISALDSEFYSTVSVVAEDGEQATRIATSIEDRLNEREEVVSASTLADVQEQIESFLGTLNLALFGIGSISLVVASVAILNVMLMSTVERRGEIGVLRAVGIRRGEVLRMILTEAAFLGVIGGVLGVIVSFGVGLLMFEFLVGDATLVFVWQSSQYLILGFVFAVGASVLSGLYPAWKAANERPVDSLRG encoded by the coding sequence ATGGCCTGGCGAAACCTCGGTCGCAACCGGGTCCGAACGGCGCTCGCCGCGCTCGGGGTCGTCATCGGCGTGGTCGCGATCGCCTCGCTCGGCATGGCCGGAGCCGCTCTTCAGTATCAGGCAACCCAGGACCTTGGCGGCCTCGCAAACGAGGTGACGGTTGTGCCCGGCGAAGACAATGATGAAGACGGGTTGACCGAAGCCCAGGTGGGGGCAATCCAGAACGTCGTCACCGACGCAACGGTCGTTCCGCAGAAGTCGGACCAGACGGTTATTGAGTCGGGTAGCGAGCAATCGAGGGTTAGCGTCACCGGTGTGACCGAAGCGAGCGCGCTCTACGATGTCGGATCGGGGAGGGCCCCGGACCGCCTGCAATCGGGGGCCTTGATCGACAGCACGACCGCTACAGAGTTGAATCTCGGGCTCGGCGATCCCGTCGAGTACGACGGGCGGCTCTACCGGATTCGGGGCATTATTGATTCGGGGGGCGGATTCGGTGGGCCCGGTGGTGGTACTGGGACGCTGGTACTCCCCATTTCGGCCCTGGATAGCGAGTTCTACAGCACGGTAAGTGTGGTCGCCGAAGACGGTGAACAGGCCACCCGAATCGCGACCTCCATCGAGGACCGGCTCAACGAACGGGAAGAGGTGGTGAGTGCGTCCACGCTGGCGGACGTGCAGGAACAGATCGAATCCTTCCTGGGGACACTGAACCTCGCACTATTCGGAATTGGCTCGATATCGCTGGTCGTCGCCAGCGTGGCGATCCTTAACGTCATGCTGATGAGCACTGTCGAGCGCCGGGGTGAGATTGGTGTGCTCCGGGCGGTCGGCATCCGACGTGGAGAAGTGCTCAGGATGATCCTCACCGAAGCGGCCTTCCTGGGTGTGATTGGTGGGGTCCTGGGCGTAATCGTCTCCTTCGGCGTGGGACTGCTCATGTTCGAGTTCCTGGTCGGAGATGCAACTCTTGTCTTCGTGTGGCAGAGTTCACAATATCTCATCTTGGGCTTCGTGTTTGCCGTTGGAGCGAGTGTACTCAGTGGGCTCTACCCGGCCTGGAAGGCAGCTAACGAACGCCCAGTTGACTCGTTACGAGGGTGA
- a CDS encoding sensor histidine kinase, translating into MASIDKRAIFEGMTRTLPVLAFVVDAEGVFREIIANGYTDDFLFEEPSTAIGKSINELFATEKAESFAEHIDQALQTGVVQEFEYSLPIKGKTRRFEGYMAPMDADLDEEQVIWVAEDITERKERNLELERHEVFLESIREEVLVTDTDLNITYESAAVPKLYGYEQGERVGDPILEYVHPDDTEQVRAHFEEQLDESGPTQPIEYRGENKDGTWTWVESQARILKDHPAIGGVVITSRDISERVEHRKKRKRQHTHLENAEQLAEMGGWEYRPDTETVQLTEGAQQLFEISDSLNLELPETFNFYHETDQPKIEEAFEKCLESGVGFSIDAQIITNEGRQRWVESTGTRSTEDGVTKLTGVIQDITQHKGREQRLEVLNRVLRHNLRNELGQIQGYAEMINEHLPAESQEFHSKIVASADRLLALSEKSKKFTTAMAYNYVTGPVELEPLMEAICDEYREKYPDATIETELFDARAPGNEMAIRLIFEELFENALKHNNRDNPTVNLVVVSPEDNRVKIRISDNGPGLSELEQEVIQSGEETALQHSLGIGLWTTSWLVSELSGDMQVTATDDQGTTFTIKLPAEEFS; encoded by the coding sequence ATGGCTAGCATAGACAAGCGGGCCATATTTGAGGGGATGACACGGACGCTGCCCGTGCTGGCGTTTGTCGTCGACGCAGAGGGCGTATTCAGGGAGATCATTGCCAACGGGTATACCGACGATTTCCTGTTTGAGGAACCCTCAACGGCCATCGGCAAGTCCATCAACGAACTCTTCGCAACCGAAAAAGCGGAATCGTTCGCAGAGCACATCGACCAAGCACTACAAACAGGGGTTGTCCAAGAATTCGAGTACTCTTTGCCTATCAAGGGGAAGACCCGCAGATTCGAGGGCTACATGGCTCCCATGGATGCGGATTTAGATGAGGAGCAAGTTATCTGGGTCGCCGAGGACATCACCGAGCGCAAGGAACGCAACCTCGAACTCGAACGGCATGAGGTGTTCCTGGAGAGCATCCGGGAAGAAGTTCTCGTGACGGATACCGACCTCAACATCACATACGAAAGTGCAGCCGTTCCAAAATTATATGGATATGAACAGGGTGAGCGAGTCGGCGATCCCATTTTAGAATATGTACACCCGGATGATACCGAGCAGGTCAGGGCCCACTTTGAAGAACAACTCGATGAGTCGGGACCGACCCAGCCGATCGAGTATCGAGGAGAGAACAAAGACGGCACTTGGACGTGGGTCGAGAGTCAGGCGCGGATACTGAAAGATCATCCCGCAATCGGGGGCGTCGTCATCACGAGTCGTGACATCTCTGAGCGCGTCGAACACCGCAAAAAACGCAAACGTCAGCACACCCACTTAGAGAACGCGGAGCAGCTCGCCGAGATGGGTGGGTGGGAGTATAGACCAGATACCGAAACAGTCCAATTGACAGAAGGCGCGCAGCAATTATTTGAGATTTCTGATAGTTTAAATCTCGAGCTCCCGGAAACCTTCAACTTCTACCACGAGACGGATCAGCCAAAAATTGAGGAGGCATTTGAGAAGTGTCTCGAATCCGGTGTGGGGTTTTCAATCGACGCGCAGATAATAACAAACGAGGGGCGGCAACGATGGGTTGAGTCAACTGGAACTCGAAGTACCGAGGACGGAGTGACGAAACTGACTGGCGTGATTCAGGACATCACGCAGCACAAAGGCAGGGAACAACGGCTAGAAGTACTGAATCGCGTGCTTCGACACAATCTCCGTAACGAATTGGGTCAGATTCAGGGATATGCTGAGATGATTAATGAGCACCTGCCGGCCGAGTCACAGGAGTTCCATTCAAAGATAGTGGCGAGTGCCGATCGGTTGCTCGCGTTGTCCGAAAAATCCAAAAAATTCACCACGGCCATGGCGTATAACTACGTAACTGGGCCGGTAGAACTCGAGCCTCTCATGGAGGCTATCTGTGACGAATATCGAGAGAAGTATCCCGACGCCACCATCGAAACCGAACTCTTTGACGCTCGGGCGCCGGGAAACGAAATGGCAATAAGGCTCATTTTCGAGGAACTTTTCGAGAACGCGCTGAAGCACAATAATCGAGACAACCCCACGGTAAACCTCGTCGTGGTGAGTCCAGAAGACAACCGCGTCAAAATTCGCATCAGTGATAATGGCCCCGGCCTCAGCGAGTTAGAACAAGAAGTAATCCAATCTGGTGAGGAGACAGCCCTTCAACATAGCCTCGGGATTGGGTTGTGGACCACTAGTTGGCTTGTGAGCGAACTCAGTGGCGATATGCAAGTGACGGCAACGGATGATCAAGGGACGACTTTTACGATCAAGCTCCCCGCTGAAGAATTTTCGTGA
- a CDS encoding COG1361 family protein: MFDDAGTKDLRVHTRVENESGDSRSITYPLTIDVEPPDNAILTVDDVDAVAGQEEHVNVTVSNGDDRSLSNVRLELTGDAVVDNAERVTASLDAGTQVVHGYDVTFPEPGRQSITGTITYKTADGMTRSINRSVTLDVAPARVDPELTVTPIESERGPALEVSLTEYGNAELRDVGVRALQNGTVVARTLLEDVPAEETRTATLDDTDLGDGNISVVASYTAAGTERTIQTSRLYQPTESASVVLSGVEATRDGSIVTLRGDAANVGSSDVESVLVAIEPVAGVTPTSPNRDYFIGGIEASEFGTFELTANVTDTTETVPVRVTYSADGERFSQVAPVELDGAAAEAGSDEESTWDRIRLLEMAIVGLVVVLLGAALYRWRT, from the coding sequence ATGTTCGACGATGCAGGGACCAAGGACCTTCGAGTCCATACCAGAGTCGAAAACGAAAGTGGAGATTCACGCTCGATCACCTATCCGCTCACGATTGACGTTGAGCCTCCGGACAACGCGATTTTGACCGTGGACGACGTAGATGCAGTCGCCGGACAGGAGGAACATGTGAATGTCACCGTATCCAACGGTGATGACCGGTCACTCTCCAATGTTAGACTCGAACTCACCGGCGACGCCGTTGTAGACAACGCCGAACGGGTCACCGCCTCGCTGGATGCGGGTACCCAGGTTGTCCACGGTTATGATGTAACGTTCCCAGAACCGGGCAGACAGTCGATCACTGGGACGATCACTTACAAAACGGCTGATGGCATGACACGATCGATCAACCGATCGGTGACTCTGGATGTCGCACCTGCACGGGTGGATCCGGAACTCACCGTGACACCAATAGAATCGGAGAGAGGTCCGGCCCTTGAGGTCTCCCTTACGGAGTACGGAAACGCCGAATTGCGAGATGTCGGGGTTCGAGCACTCCAAAACGGTACTGTGGTGGCACGGACCCTCTTGGAAGATGTGCCCGCTGAGGAAACGCGAACGGCTACACTCGACGACACAGACCTCGGAGATGGAAATATCTCAGTAGTTGCTTCGTACACCGCCGCAGGGACGGAGCGGACGATCCAGACGTCGCGTTTGTACCAACCGACTGAGTCGGCTTCCGTGGTTCTCTCGGGTGTCGAAGCCACCCGCGATGGCTCGATAGTCACACTCCGTGGGGATGCCGCAAACGTCGGAAGTAGCGACGTGGAGTCCGTGCTCGTCGCAATTGAGCCGGTGGCGGGAGTCACTCCAACGTCGCCGAATCGGGACTACTTCATTGGCGGGATCGAGGCGAGCGAATTTGGGACCTTCGAGCTCACGGCCAATGTCACGGACACGACTGAGACGGTCCCGGTTCGAGTTACCTACTCGGCCGACGGCGAGCGGTTCTCCCAGGTAGCTCCCGTCGAACTCGATGGAGCGGCCGCCGAGGCGGGCTCCGATGAGGAGTCCACTTGGGACCGTATTCGGCTACTGGAAATGGCCATAGTTGGTCTCGTCGTTGTCCTCCTCGGGGCGGCGTTGTATCGCTGGCGCACATGA
- a CDS encoding ABC transporter ATP-binding protein, with protein MSIIELEGVVKEYQSGSETIEALKGVDFYANRGEMVTVIGPSGSGKSTMLNMTGLLDTPTEGIVRLEGVDVSALSEDELTEKRRSGIGFVFQDFHLLPMLTAVENVELPSMWDTSVDRHGRAIDLLKRVGLEDRLDHLPSELSGGQQQRVAIARALINEPKILLADEPTGNLDQDTARTILAELTRLKTEEDIAIVVVSHDELLMEYADRTVELIDGVIT; from the coding sequence ATGAGCATCATCGAACTTGAAGGGGTCGTCAAGGAGTATCAAAGTGGGTCCGAAACTATCGAGGCTCTGAAGGGCGTCGATTTTTACGCTAACCGGGGCGAGATGGTGACGGTGATCGGCCCCTCGGGATCAGGCAAGAGCACGATGCTCAATATGACCGGACTCCTTGACACGCCCACCGAGGGTATCGTTCGGCTGGAGGGCGTTGACGTCTCAGCGCTCAGTGAGGACGAACTCACCGAGAAGCGCCGTTCGGGAATCGGCTTCGTGTTCCAGGACTTTCACTTGTTGCCGATGCTCACCGCGGTCGAAAATGTCGAATTGCCTTCGATGTGGGACACCAGTGTTGACCGGCACGGACGGGCAATCGATCTGCTGAAGCGAGTAGGGCTCGAGGACCGGCTCGACCACTTACCCAGCGAGCTTTCCGGTGGACAACAACAACGGGTCGCTATCGCACGGGCACTGATCAACGAGCCGAAAATCCTCCTCGCCGACGAGCCGACTGGGAACCTCGACCAGGACACCGCCCGAACCATCCTGGCTGAGCTCACGCGACTCAAGACCGAGGAGGACATCGCGATCGTTGTCGTGTCACACGATGAACTGCTGATGGAGTACGCCGACCGGACAGTCGAACTTATCGACGGGGTGATTACGTGA
- a CDS encoding helix-turn-helix domain-containing protein, which produces MRSNQEGPSELSDTQRDLLQSAVRNGYFKVPREVSTIELAKKNEMSSREASEEIHRALDVVLREADLGE; this is translated from the coding sequence ATGCGGTCAAACCAGGAAGGCCCATCGGAACTGTCCGACACTCAGCGAGACCTCCTTCAGAGTGCCGTCCGGAACGGCTATTTCAAGGTACCGCGGGAGGTTTCAACAATTGAATTAGCTAAGAAAAACGAGATGTCGAGCCGAGAAGCTTCCGAGGAAATACACCGCGCTCTTGATGTCGTCTTGCGCGAGGCTGACCTCGGTGAATAA
- a CDS encoding transposase, whose protein sequence is MMVRENSVRPVIKHREFDSLDAAHNAQLDDDTYHRRSVVEVVFRVLKQRYVDRLTCRCWYRQCREFALKCVVKNIDDSL, encoded by the coding sequence ATGATGGTCCGGGAGAACAGCGTTCGTCCAGTGATCAAACATCGAGAATTCGATAGCTTGGACGCGGCGCACAACGCCCAACTCGACGACGATACCTACCACCGCCGATCCGTCGTCGAGGTCGTCTTCCGCGTCCTCAAACAACGGTACGTCGACCGGTTAACCTGCCGCTGTTGGTATCGCCAGTGCCGTGAATTCGCGCTCAAATGTGTCGTCAAAAATATCGACGACAGCCTCTGA